A single genomic interval of Caballeronia sp. NK8 harbors:
- a CDS encoding glucosidase encodes MPPLRAIHLLQTKEGSRLHGPELDHWRRWGPYLSERQWGTVREDYSEYGTAWDYFPHDHARSRMYRWGEDGIAGFGNDPLDWCVSLALWNGRDPIIKERLFGLTNEQGNHGEDVKELYFYLDGTPTHSYMKMLYKYPHDAYPYQQLIDENRKRGPELPEYEILDTGVFDNNRYFDVCIEYAKHAPDDIVMRVTVENRADEAATLHVLPQFWARNRWSWSSKWGKPSLTLEAAAGEGARIVAHNPSQGTTIVTATADVPIEWIFCENETNVRRIFGIEGAGPFKDGFNDYLVEGDDKAIRRDRGTRCAAHACLQLGPHESAVMYLRWRPASVSNAPPLDMQQLLARREAEADEFYATLQHDIDDADARLVQRQALAGMLWSKQYYQFDVTRWHDGDPGQPTPPKGRRRGRNADWRHMCNGDIVSMPDKWEYPWYASWDLAFHAVAFATIDPDFAKKQLSLLVKERYMHPNGQLPAYEWAFGDANPPVHAWATWRVFELDREMTGIGDHAFLEVMFHKLLLNFAWWVNRKDADDRNIFQGGFLGLDNIGIFDRSQPLPTGGRIDQADGTAWMASYALDLMQIGLELAMTNESYVEIAVKFFEHFLYIAEAVSCGEGCNTGLWEGKDEFFYDVLHLPNGARVPMRIRSIVGLIPLFAVHVLEERVYGDLPGLRERLVWFLDHRPNLAKLVSRWTEPGKGNTTLLSLLRGHRMKALLRRTLDQSEFLSDYGIRALSRVHCEAPYVFDHDGVNVCIRYLPAESNTRVFGGNSNWRGPIWMPVNYLLIESLYEFHRYYGDEFRVEHPTGSGETHSLSEIADDLSRRITTLFLKDADGKRPVMAAYPQLQADPRSRDLILFHEYFHGDNGRGVGASHQTGWSGLVALLLQPRLMKLSHVGPEAPVMAVRLHEEPAAMAR; translated from the coding sequence ATGCCACCGCTACGCGCAATCCATCTGCTGCAGACGAAGGAAGGCTCGCGCCTGCACGGGCCCGAACTCGATCACTGGCGCCGCTGGGGACCGTATCTGAGCGAGCGTCAATGGGGCACCGTGCGCGAGGATTACAGCGAATACGGCACCGCATGGGATTACTTTCCGCACGACCATGCGCGCAGCCGCATGTATCGCTGGGGCGAGGACGGCATCGCGGGATTCGGCAACGATCCGCTCGACTGGTGCGTGTCGCTCGCATTGTGGAACGGGCGCGATCCGATCATCAAGGAACGGCTTTTCGGCCTGACCAACGAGCAAGGCAATCACGGCGAGGATGTGAAGGAGCTGTACTTCTATCTCGACGGCACGCCGACGCATTCGTACATGAAGATGCTGTACAAGTATCCGCACGACGCGTATCCGTATCAGCAACTGATCGACGAAAACAGGAAGCGCGGGCCCGAGCTTCCCGAATACGAAATCCTCGACACCGGCGTGTTCGATAACAATCGATACTTCGACGTCTGCATCGAATATGCGAAGCACGCGCCGGATGACATCGTGATGCGCGTGACGGTGGAAAATCGCGCGGACGAGGCTGCGACGCTTCACGTCCTGCCGCAGTTCTGGGCGCGTAATCGATGGTCGTGGTCGAGCAAATGGGGCAAGCCGTCGCTGACACTCGAAGCGGCTGCGGGCGAAGGCGCGCGCATCGTCGCGCACAATCCTTCGCAGGGTACGACGATCGTCACGGCCACGGCCGATGTTCCCATCGAATGGATCTTCTGCGAGAACGAAACGAACGTTCGTCGCATCTTCGGTATCGAGGGTGCTGGACCGTTCAAGGACGGCTTCAACGACTACCTCGTCGAAGGCGACGATAAGGCGATCCGGCGCGATCGCGGCACACGCTGCGCCGCGCATGCGTGTCTGCAACTCGGGCCGCATGAAAGCGCCGTGATGTATCTGCGCTGGCGTCCCGCGTCGGTATCGAATGCGCCGCCGCTCGACATGCAACAGCTTCTCGCGCGCCGTGAAGCGGAAGCCGACGAGTTCTACGCGACGCTGCAACACGATATCGACGATGCCGACGCGCGCCTCGTCCAGCGCCAGGCGCTCGCCGGCATGCTGTGGTCGAAGCAGTACTACCAATTCGACGTCACGCGCTGGCACGACGGCGATCCGGGCCAGCCGACGCCGCCGAAAGGACGCAGACGCGGCCGCAACGCGGACTGGCGGCACATGTGCAACGGCGACATCGTATCGATGCCGGACAAATGGGAGTACCCGTGGTACGCGTCGTGGGATCTGGCGTTTCATGCGGTGGCTTTCGCGACCATCGATCCCGACTTCGCGAAGAAGCAGTTGTCGCTGCTCGTGAAAGAGCGCTACATGCATCCGAACGGGCAATTGCCCGCGTATGAATGGGCGTTCGGCGATGCGAATCCACCCGTTCACGCATGGGCGACATGGCGCGTGTTCGAACTCGATCGCGAGATGACGGGCATCGGCGATCACGCGTTTCTCGAAGTGATGTTCCACAAGCTGCTGCTCAACTTCGCGTGGTGGGTGAACCGCAAGGACGCCGACGACCGCAACATCTTTCAGGGCGGCTTTCTCGGGCTCGATAACATCGGCATCTTCGATCGGTCGCAACCGCTGCCCACGGGCGGGCGCATCGATCAGGCCGATGGCACCGCGTGGATGGCTTCGTACGCGCTCGATCTGATGCAGATCGGCCTCGAACTCGCGATGACGAACGAGTCGTATGTCGAAATCGCGGTGAAGTTCTTCGAGCACTTTCTGTATATCGCGGAAGCGGTCAGTTGCGGCGAAGGCTGCAACACCGGGCTATGGGAAGGCAAGGACGAATTCTTCTATGACGTGCTGCATCTTCCGAACGGCGCGCGCGTGCCAATGCGGATTCGTTCGATCGTCGGACTGATTCCGCTTTTCGCCGTGCATGTGCTCGAAGAGCGCGTGTATGGCGATCTGCCGGGGCTGCGCGAACGGCTCGTGTGGTTTCTGGATCATCGGCCGAATCTCGCAAAACTCGTGTCACGCTGGACGGAGCCCGGCAAGGGCAATACGACTTTGCTTTCGCTGTTGCGCGGACATCGCATGAAAGCGCTTTTGCGCCGCACGCTCGATCAGAGTGAGTTCCTTTCCGACTACGGAATTCGGGCCTTGTCGCGTGTGCATTGTGAAGCGCCCTATGTCTTCGATCACGATGGCGTGAACGTCTGTATCCGATACTTGCCTGCGGAATCGAACACGCGTGTGTTCGGCGGCAATTCGAACTGGCGCGGGCCGATCTGGATGCCGGTCAATTACCTTCTGATCGAATCGCTGTACGAGTTTCATCGCTACTACGGCGATGAGTTTCGCGTCGAGCATCCGACGGGATCGGGAGAAACGCACTCGCTGAGCGAAATCGCCGACGATCTTTCGCGGCGCATCACGACGCTATTCTTGAAAGATGCGGACGGCAAACGTCCTGTGATGGCCGCGTATCCGCAGTTGCAGGCCGATCCGCGTTCGCGCGATCTCATCCTCTTTCATGAGTACTTTCATGGCGACAATGGACGCGGTGTCGGCGCATCGCATCAGACGGGCTGGAGCGGGCTTGTCGCGTTGCTGTTGCAGCCGCGGTTGATGAAGCTGTCGCATGTGGGGCCCGAAGCGCCTGTGATGGCCGTGCGATTGCATGAGGAGCCTGCGGCGATGGCGCGTTAG